In Pseudomonas sp. R76, one genomic interval encodes:
- a CDS encoding cystathionine gamma-synthase has protein sequence MSQPDKSAFATRVIHAGQSPDPTTGALMPPIYANSTYLQDSPGVHKGFDYGRSHNPTRFALERCVADLEGGSQAFAFASGLAAISTVLELLDAGAHIVSGNDLYGGTFRLFDKVRQRSAGHRFSFVDLSDLSAFEASLQDDTRMVWVETPSNPLLSLTDLSAIARICRARGIICVADNTFASPWIQRPLELGFDIVVHSTTKYLNGHSDVIGGIAIVGHNPELAERLGFLQNSVGAIAGPFDAFLTLRGVKTLALRMERHCSNALDLATWLEQQPQVSRVYYPGLPSHPQHELARKQMRGFGGMISVDLNSDLAGATRFLENVKIFALAESLGGVESLIEHPAIMTHASIRAATRAQLGIGDGLVRLSVGVEDVEDLRADLAQALALI, from the coding sequence ATGAGTCAGCCTGATAAAAGCGCCTTCGCCACCCGCGTGATCCACGCCGGGCAATCACCCGACCCGACCACGGGAGCGCTGATGCCGCCGATCTATGCCAACTCCACCTATTTGCAAGACAGCCCCGGCGTGCACAAGGGCTTTGATTATGGTCGTTCCCACAACCCCACGCGTTTCGCCCTGGAGCGTTGCGTCGCCGACCTTGAAGGCGGCAGCCAGGCGTTTGCCTTTGCCTCGGGGCTGGCGGCGATTTCCACCGTGCTGGAACTGCTCGACGCCGGTGCGCACATCGTCTCCGGCAATGACCTGTACGGAGGCACCTTCCGCCTGTTCGACAAGGTGCGCCAACGCAGCGCCGGGCACCGTTTCAGCTTTGTCGACCTGAGCGATCTGTCGGCGTTTGAAGCGTCGTTGCAAGACGACACGCGCATGGTCTGGGTCGAAACCCCAAGCAACCCGCTGCTGAGCCTGACGGACCTGAGCGCCATCGCGCGCATCTGTCGTGCTCGCGGCATTATCTGCGTGGCCGACAACACCTTCGCCAGCCCGTGGATCCAGCGCCCGCTGGAGCTGGGTTTCGACATCGTGGTGCACTCCACCACCAAATACCTCAATGGCCACTCCGACGTGATCGGCGGCATCGCCATCGTCGGCCATAACCCTGAGCTGGCCGAGCGCCTGGGCTTCCTGCAAAACTCCGTGGGTGCGATTGCCGGCCCGTTCGATGCGTTCCTGACCCTGCGCGGCGTGAAAACCCTGGCGCTGCGCATGGAGCGCCATTGCAGCAACGCCCTCGACCTGGCCACCTGGCTGGAACAGCAACCGCAAGTGTCGCGGGTTTACTACCCAGGCCTGCCGTCGCACCCGCAGCATGAGCTGGCGCGCAAACAGATGCGGGGGTTCGGCGGGATGATTTCGGTCGACCTCAACAGCGATCTGGCCGGCGCCACGCGCTTCCTGGAAAACGTCAAAATCTTCGCCCTGGCCGAAAGCCTGGGCGGCGTGGAAAGCCTGATCGAACACCCGGCGATCATGACCCATGCCAGTATTCGAGCGGCAACGCGGGCGCAGCTGGGCATTGGTGATGGGTTGGTGCGGTTGTCGGTG
- a CDS encoding pyridoxal-phosphate dependent enzyme — translation MPTLSRPAVLELIGNTPLVKVSRFDTGLCTLFLKLESQNPGGSIKDRIGLAMIDAAERDGRLRPGGTIIEATAGNTGLGLALVGRAKGYRVVLVVPDKMSTEKVLHLKAMGAEVHITRSDVGKGHPEYYQDVAARLAKDIPDSFFADQFNNPANPLAHETSTAPEIWAQTQHDVDAIVVGVGSAGTLTGLTRFFKRVQPELAMVLADPVGSVMAEYSRSGKMQTPGSWAVEGIGEDFIPSIADLSSVRHAYSISDEESFDHARQLLKAEGILGGSSTGTLLAAALRYCREQTVPKRVVTFVCDTGTRYLSKVYNDQWMNDAGLLQYKHYGDLRDLISRRFEDGRVISVGPDDTLLTAFQRMRLADVSQLPVLVDGQQLVGVIDESDILLGLHHDAADFSMTVASAMSDTLQTLAPSASLAELQAELDRGLVAIIADASGFHGLITRVDLLNHLRRTLA, via the coding sequence ATGCCCACGCTTTCCCGCCCCGCCGTACTCGAACTGATCGGCAATACGCCGCTGGTAAAGGTCAGCCGCTTTGATACCGGGCTGTGCACGCTGTTCCTCAAGCTGGAATCGCAAAACCCCGGCGGTTCGATCAAGGACCGCATCGGCCTGGCGATGATCGACGCCGCCGAACGCGACGGCCGCCTGCGCCCTGGCGGCACCATCATCGAAGCCACCGCCGGCAACACCGGCCTGGGCCTCGCGCTGGTCGGCCGGGCCAAAGGCTATCGCGTGGTGCTGGTCGTGCCCGACAAGATGTCCACCGAAAAGGTGCTGCACTTGAAGGCCATGGGCGCCGAGGTGCATATCACCCGCTCCGACGTCGGCAAGGGCCACCCCGAGTATTACCAGGATGTAGCCGCGCGCCTGGCCAAGGACATTCCCGATTCGTTTTTCGCCGACCAGTTCAACAACCCGGCCAACCCGCTGGCCCACGAAACCAGCACCGCCCCGGAAATCTGGGCGCAAACACAGCACGATGTAGACGCAATTGTGGTGGGCGTCGGCTCGGCGGGCACCCTTACCGGCCTGACCCGCTTCTTCAAACGCGTACAACCGGAGCTGGCCATGGTGCTGGCTGACCCGGTGGGCTCGGTGATGGCTGAATACAGCCGCAGCGGCAAGATGCAAACCCCAGGCTCATGGGCTGTGGAAGGCATTGGCGAAGACTTCATCCCCTCGATCGCCGACCTCTCCAGCGTGCGCCACGCCTATTCCATCAGCGATGAAGAAAGCTTCGACCACGCCCGCCAGTTGCTCAAGGCCGAAGGCATTCTCGGCGGCTCGTCCACCGGTACCCTGCTCGCTGCCGCCCTGCGCTATTGCCGCGAGCAAACCGTACCGAAACGTGTGGTCACCTTCGTCTGCGACACCGGCACGCGCTACCTGTCCAAGGTCTACAACGACCAGTGGATGAACGACGCGGGCCTGCTGCAATACAAACACTACGGCGACCTGCGTGACTTGATCTCGCGCCGCTTCGAGGATGGCCGCGTGATTAGCGTCGGCCCCGACGACACCCTGCTCACCGCCTTCCAGCGCATGCGCCTGGCCGACGTGTCGCAACTGCCGGTGCTGGTGGACGGCCAGCAACTGGTCGGTGTGATCGATGAATCCGACATTCTGCTGGGCCTGCATCACGACGCCGCAGACTTTTCCATGACCGTCGCCAGTGCCATGTCCGACACCTTGCAAACCCTGGCCCCGAGTGCCAGCCTGGCAGAACTGCAGGCGGAACTGGATCGCGGCCTCGTCGCCATCATCGCCGACGCCTCAGGCTTCCACGGCCTGATCACCCGCGTCGACCTGCTTAATCACCTTCGGAGAACCCTTGCATGA
- the dapA gene encoding 4-hydroxy-tetrahydrodipicolinate synthase codes for MSSFQGIWVPVVTPFHDGAIDFFGLRRLVSHLLEKHVAGIMVCTTTGEAASLSRQEQLAVLDAVLQLVPAHRVVMGLAGYNQIELLQFQREILKRPLAGLLVPAPSYIRPSQAGLEAFFRTVADASSVPIILYDIPYRTGVTFEQATLLNIVKHPRIVAIKDCGGNLATTLALLASGDVDVLCGEDLQMFNALCLGASGAIAASAHVRTDDFVALCQLVRDNQLTEARSIFFKLIPLINTLFMEPNPAPVKAALALEGLFGSELRAPMQVASTAVVERLQQVLVRGV; via the coding sequence ATGTCATCGTTTCAAGGTATCTGGGTTCCCGTGGTCACGCCGTTTCATGACGGCGCCATCGACTTTTTTGGCCTGCGCCGCTTGGTCAGCCACCTGCTGGAAAAGCACGTGGCCGGGATCATGGTGTGCACCACCACTGGCGAAGCAGCCTCGCTCAGCCGTCAGGAACAGTTGGCGGTGCTGGATGCGGTATTGCAGCTGGTGCCCGCGCACCGCGTGGTGATGGGCCTGGCAGGCTACAACCAGATAGAACTGCTGCAGTTCCAACGCGAAATCCTCAAACGCCCGCTGGCCGGTTTGCTGGTGCCGGCACCGAGCTATATCCGCCCTTCCCAGGCCGGCCTTGAAGCATTCTTCCGCACGGTGGCCGATGCCTCCAGCGTGCCGATTATTCTGTATGACATCCCCTACCGCACCGGCGTGACCTTTGAACAGGCCACGCTGCTGAACATCGTCAAGCACCCGCGCATCGTCGCGATCAAGGACTGCGGCGGCAACCTGGCGACCACCTTGGCGCTGCTCGCCAGTGGCGATGTTGATGTGCTGTGTGGCGAGGACCTGCAGATGTTCAACGCGCTGTGCCTGGGCGCAAGTGGCGCGATTGCGGCCTCGGCGCATGTACGCACCGACGACTTTGTGGCGCTGTGCCAGCTCGTGCGGGATAACCAGCTGACTGAAGCCCGGTCAATTTTTTTCAAGTTGATACCGCTGATCAACACACTGTTTATGGAGCCTAACCCCGCGCCGGTGAAGGCTGCGTTGGCCCTGGAAGGCTTGTTCGGCAGTGAGTTGCGCGCGCCGATGCAAGTGGCCAGCACTGCCGTGGTAGAGCGGTTGCAGCAGGTTTTAGTGCGCGGCGTTTAA
- a CDS encoding alpha/beta hydrolase, with translation MNHGVKLEPRTIPVPQSISPQAQAALQRLVGADGVPLNALHAMPTPEDHDGWRHLQAAVAQNYASANAGQAAALRASLHTLNVENATVHVATPATATPFAYIDLHGGALVFGGGENCRLAAGKHADLHDVICYGVDYRMPPEHPYPAALYDCLATYRHVLKHHAPEQVVIGGRSAGGNLAAAMVLRARDEGLPLPAALVLLSPEADLTESGDSFQVNRTVDVVLPNPLMNVNLLYANGADLAHPYLSPLFGDFTRGFPPTFLQSGTRDLFLSNTVRLHRALRQARVSAQLHVFEAMPHGGFMGAPEDAELAAEVAAFVREQLKRG, from the coding sequence ATGAACCACGGCGTCAAACTTGAACCCCGCACGATCCCCGTGCCGCAATCGATCAGCCCCCAAGCCCAGGCAGCTCTGCAACGCCTGGTCGGCGCCGACGGCGTGCCCCTCAACGCGTTGCACGCCATGCCCACGCCCGAGGACCATGACGGCTGGCGCCATCTGCAGGCCGCCGTCGCCCAGAACTACGCCAGCGCCAATGCCGGGCAAGCGGCGGCACTGCGCGCCAGCCTGCACACCCTCAATGTCGAAAACGCCACTGTGCACGTCGCCACACCCGCAACGGCTACACCCTTCGCCTACATCGACCTGCACGGCGGCGCGCTGGTGTTCGGTGGTGGCGAAAACTGCCGCCTCGCGGCCGGCAAGCACGCCGACCTGCACGACGTAATCTGCTACGGCGTGGACTACCGCATGCCGCCCGAGCATCCCTACCCGGCAGCGCTGTATGACTGCCTCGCCACCTACCGTCACGTGCTCAAGCATCACGCGCCGGAACAGGTCGTGATCGGTGGCCGTTCGGCGGGCGGCAACCTCGCGGCGGCCATGGTGTTGCGTGCGCGTGACGAAGGTTTGCCGTTACCGGCCGCGCTGGTGCTGCTGTCGCCGGAAGCCGATCTCACCGAGTCCGGCGACAGCTTCCAGGTCAACCGCACCGTCGACGTGGTGCTGCCCAACCCGCTGATGAACGTCAACCTGCTGTATGCCAACGGCGCGGACTTGGCCCACCCGTACCTGTCGCCGCTGTTCGGCGATTTCACCCGGGGTTTTCCGCCGACTTTTCTGCAAAGCGGCACCCGCGACCTGTTCCTGTCCAACACCGTGCGCCTGCACCGCGCCTTGCGCCAGGCGCGGGTCAGTGCGCAGCTGCACGTGTTCGAAGCCATGCCCCATGGCGGTTTCATGGGCGCACCGGAAGATGCGGAGCTGGCCGCCGAGGTCGCGGCATTTGTGCGCGAGCAGCTGAAGCGGGGTTGA
- a CDS encoding helix-turn-helix domain-containing protein codes for MENPLFTFTTQPYPPRQRFEVWREEVNAIFDINISEPESSAFNYRLATGYLGSLLMGCGAWDGDGAPVPYRVKRSTQMIRRDSLDHYYLCLGLSHTINGTAGRTTLAASNSQIYILDLARELDCLITAGDTVILTIPRDLLAPSLNYKDVHGQVLQGGLSELLADHMRALQQRLPRLTPDEIPHAQQATLAMVSAALAPSVANLQTAEQAIDHTLFNRARRVIEQHLRSPELSPGFLCKHLGISRAQLYRLFSHESGVAAYIQQRRLNRARMIIQSESGARQRVSGLAFQFGFKSDAHFSRTFKQAFGYSPREARELHTAAQAPGRESRHTGFSLRNILGQMKPG; via the coding sequence GTGGAGAACCCGCTTTTCACCTTCACCACTCAGCCTTACCCGCCCCGCCAGCGCTTTGAGGTGTGGCGTGAAGAAGTGAATGCAATCTTCGACATCAACATCAGCGAACCGGAATCCTCGGCGTTCAATTACCGCCTGGCCACCGGTTATCTCGGTTCGTTATTGATGGGCTGCGGTGCCTGGGACGGTGACGGCGCGCCGGTGCCGTATCGGGTCAAGCGCTCCACGCAGATGATTCGCCGTGACAGCCTCGACCACTACTACCTCTGCCTTGGCCTGTCCCACACGATCAATGGCACGGCTGGCCGCACCACGCTGGCGGCGAGTAACTCGCAAATCTACATCCTGGACCTGGCCCGTGAGCTGGATTGCCTGATCACAGCCGGCGATACGGTAATCCTCACCATCCCCCGTGACTTGCTGGCGCCCAGCCTCAATTACAAAGACGTGCATGGCCAGGTGCTGCAAGGCGGCTTGAGCGAACTGCTCGCCGACCATATGCGCGCGTTGCAACAGCGCCTGCCGCGCCTGACGCCGGATGAAATCCCCCACGCCCAACAGGCGACTCTGGCCATGGTCTCGGCGGCCCTTGCGCCGTCGGTGGCCAACCTGCAGACCGCCGAGCAGGCCATCGACCACACCCTGTTCAACCGCGCCCGGCGCGTGATCGAACAGCACCTGCGCAGCCCCGAGTTGTCACCGGGTTTCCTGTGCAAACACTTGGGCATTTCGCGGGCGCAACTCTACCGTCTGTTCAGCCACGAATCCGGCGTGGCGGCGTATATCCAGCAACGCCGGTTGAACCGCGCGCGGATGATTATCCAGAGTGAATCCGGCGCACGGCAGCGGGTGTCGGGGTTGGCGTTTCAGTTCGGGTTCAAGAGTGATGCGCACTTCAGTCGCACCTTCAAGCAAGCCTTCGGTTATTCACCGCGCGAGGCGCGCGAGTTGCACACTGCTGCCCAGGCGCCGGGGCGCGAGAGCCGGCACACCGGGTTCTCGTTACGCAACATCCTGGGGCAGATGAAACCGGGTTGA
- a CDS encoding ester cyclase, producing the protein MTRDELADAYRGYIDCLNRQDWEHLGTFVHPQVTYNATTVGLAGFRAMLERDFREIPDLVFRIQLLVADPPTVASRLNFRVTPKGEFFGLPINGKTVTFDENVFYEFVDGKIAHVWSVIDKAAIEQQL; encoded by the coding sequence ATGACGCGTGATGAACTGGCTGACGCTTACCGAGGCTACATCGACTGCCTCAACCGCCAGGACTGGGAACACCTCGGCACTTTCGTGCACCCGCAGGTGACCTACAACGCCACCACCGTGGGCCTTGCCGGTTTCCGCGCGATGCTGGAGCGGGACTTTCGCGAGATCCCCGACCTGGTGTTTCGCATTCAGTTGCTGGTCGCCGACCCGCCCACGGTCGCCAGCCGTTTGAATTTCCGCGTAACGCCCAAAGGTGAATTTTTCGGCTTGCCGATCAACGGCAAGACGGTGACCTTCGATGAGAACGTATTCTACGAATTCGTCGATGGGAAAATCGCGCACGTCTGGTCCGTGATCGATAAGGCGGCGATCGAACAACAGCTTTAA
- a CDS encoding SEL1-like repeat protein, which translates to MPLRASLYTLATFTPRMDSILRRYTLPLVALLLGCLSYFLFTFASTVWRSPQSIPLLIGALYDEGVGVDKDPVKAAQWYLRAAEKGEPFAEFKTGFFTYYGRGVAVDHQKGLEWITRSAEHGDADAQYFLGIAYLAGADQPTDFAQAARWFLKAAEQGHPKAQGDIARLYDRRDGVEANAQQAFKWASAGSAQGDSESLLLLSSLYFQGKGTPVDVEHSVKLAAQAAAAGNAKAYERMGAATLNGTGTPKDVPAAVQWYTRAAEQDRPNAQYILGYLYSSSGQVSVDYPLANRWLLKAAAQGHAFATVTLAVHMDAGKGFERDKLKACGLLRIALKQKLPLNEDEMRSQLEHKEKELLPEELRVVDVLEKIYSVPKGLELLVGDITADQ; encoded by the coding sequence ATGCCATTGCGCGCCAGCCTCTATACACTGGCTACTTTCACCCCACGAATGGATTCGATCTTGCGCCGGTACACACTGCCCTTAGTTGCTCTATTGCTAGGCTGTCTCAGCTATTTTCTATTCACGTTCGCCTCCACCGTATGGCGCAGCCCTCAGAGTATTCCGCTGCTGATCGGCGCGCTCTACGACGAGGGCGTGGGCGTCGATAAAGACCCGGTGAAGGCCGCGCAGTGGTATTTGCGTGCAGCGGAAAAAGGCGAACCTTTCGCCGAGTTCAAAACTGGCTTCTTCACCTATTACGGGCGCGGTGTAGCGGTCGATCACCAAAAGGGGTTGGAGTGGATCACCCGCTCGGCCGAGCACGGCGATGCGGATGCCCAGTATTTTCTGGGCATTGCCTATCTTGCAGGCGCGGACCAACCGACGGATTTTGCTCAAGCCGCGAGGTGGTTTCTCAAGGCTGCCGAGCAAGGTCATCCCAAAGCGCAAGGCGACATTGCGCGGCTCTATGACAGACGCGATGGGGTTGAGGCGAATGCTCAGCAGGCGTTCAAATGGGCGAGCGCGGGCAGTGCTCAAGGTGACAGCGAGTCGTTGCTTCTGCTGTCGAGCCTTTATTTTCAGGGTAAAGGCACGCCGGTCGATGTTGAGCACTCGGTTAAGCTGGCCGCCCAGGCCGCCGCCGCTGGCAACGCCAAGGCCTACGAAAGGATGGGCGCCGCGACGTTGAACGGCACCGGCACGCCCAAAGATGTACCCGCCGCCGTGCAGTGGTACACCCGTGCGGCCGAACAAGATCGCCCCAATGCGCAGTATATTCTCGGCTATCTCTACAGCAGCAGCGGCCAAGTATCGGTCGACTATCCACTGGCGAACCGATGGTTGCTCAAGGCGGCAGCACAGGGGCACGCCTTCGCAACCGTAACCCTGGCGGTGCACATGGATGCTGGCAAAGGTTTTGAACGTGACAAGTTAAAAGCCTGCGGGCTCCTGCGTATCGCGCTGAAACAAAAACTGCCCTTAAACGAAGACGAAATGCGCAGCCAGCTTGAGCACAAGGAAAAAGAGCTTTTGCCCGAAGAGTTGCGCGTAGTCGACGTGCTGGAAAAGATCTATTCAGTCCCAAAGGGACTTGAGCTGCTCGTGGGTGATATAACCGCCGATCAATAA
- a CDS encoding LysE family translocator: MGLATLALFLPACFALNMAPGPNNLLSVSNSTRYGYRTSCLAGIGRLLAFAGMIALASAGLAVVLQTSELLFYGIKILGAAYLFYLAFQLWRANPQAEAESAASKVGLWALARQEFLVAAGNPKAILIFTAFLPQFVVPGQPITPQFALLGAMFLALEWIAISAYAYMGLHMRRWFAEPSGKRIFNRCCAGLLSAAATVLLMARRA; this comes from the coding sequence ATGGGCCTCGCCACGCTCGCCCTCTTCCTGCCCGCCTGCTTCGCCCTGAACATGGCGCCTGGGCCGAACAACCTGCTGTCTGTGAGCAACTCCACACGCTACGGCTACCGCACTTCATGCCTGGCGGGCATCGGCCGCTTGCTGGCCTTCGCCGGCATGATCGCCCTCGCCTCCGCCGGGCTGGCGGTGGTGCTGCAAACCTCGGAGCTGCTGTTTTACGGGATCAAGATTCTGGGCGCGGCGTATCTGTTCTATCTGGCGTTTCAATTGTGGCGGGCCAACCCGCAAGCAGAGGCTGAATCAGCCGCGTCGAAGGTGGGTTTGTGGGCGTTGGCGCGACAGGAGTTTCTGGTGGCGGCGGGCAACCCGAAAGCCATCCTGATTTTCACCGCGTTCCTGCCGCAATTCGTAGTGCCCGGCCAACCGATCACGCCCCAATTTGCGCTGTTGGGCGCGATGTTCCTGGCGCTGGAATGGATCGCCATCAGCGCCTACGCCTATATGGGCCTGCACATGCGCCGCTGGTTTGCCGAGCCGAGTGGCAAGCGGATATTCAATCGCTGCTGCGCGGGGCTGTTGTCGGCGGCAGCGACGGTGTTGTTGATGGCGCGTAGGGCATGA
- a CDS encoding DUF2867 domain-containing protein: protein MATTPIAHTLRAPSELDYYDCRSTLLPSEVTALEAWNIMTANPGPFLQLAFRIRDAISAVFGVKRIGAFSGTRRDSVKVGEHLDFFLVEHSAPDMLVLTERDRHLDVMICLSISERVFTITSSVVTHNAFGRAYMVPVGQVHKLIVNSDLKRLKRTLERQQKAY, encoded by the coding sequence TTGGCGACCACCCCGATTGCTCACACCCTGCGCGCACCGTCTGAACTGGATTACTACGACTGCCGCTCAACCCTGCTGCCGTCAGAAGTCACCGCGCTTGAAGCCTGGAACATCATGACCGCCAATCCGGGGCCATTCTTGCAGTTGGCGTTCCGAATTCGAGACGCGATTTCCGCTGTGTTTGGCGTAAAGCGCATCGGCGCGTTTTCCGGTACCCGCCGAGACAGCGTGAAAGTGGGCGAGCACCTGGACTTCTTTCTGGTAGAACACAGCGCCCCCGACATGCTGGTGCTGACCGAGCGCGACCGGCACCTGGATGTGATGATTTGCTTGTCGATCAGCGAGCGTGTGTTCACCATCACTTCATCGGTGGTCACCCATAACGCGTTTGGCCGCGCCTACATGGTGCCGGTCGGCCAGGTGCACAAGTTGATCGTCAACAGTGATTTGAAGCGGCTGAAACGCACGCTTGAAAGGCAACAAAAAGCCTACTGA
- a CDS encoding methyl-accepting chemotaxis protein — translation MPTRTRFFEHYRKADRIMLALVWLMFLFSVGLAFWHDTLLQAVIVGGGTSVVLTAVYRAIGGTRLMRCLLGAGLMVMAALHINQAQGVIESHFGIFALLAVLTFYRDWLPILVAAATIAVHHVVFHALQHQGFPVFVMEHHGGWSMVFVHAFYVVMETVALLYLAIHSQREAVESQEMLEKMLAVTTQLTVETAQGEGKVHVSLAKRFDHFLQQITHLIDGVARDSHGLGQLGQELASASGTLEKGARHQLAEITQMTGSMQRMEDAMGHITVHVEQAVEHAGQASKQIVRGQESVGRAQHEISQLASRINGTNETVQGLAVQAEQIGSVLEVISSIANQTNLLALNAAIEAARAGEQGRGFAVVADEVRSLAQRTAVSTQEIKQIIEGLQHGSRQAVEAMHDSQQGVERCVQDSQVAVEMLQAVGADIAHIDELNGRIVTTTREQSTANLEIVGRLQSVQSIAQSTADDVETLARSSERLPPIAVRLDALGRRFHQ, via the coding sequence ATGCCAACCCGCACGCGTTTTTTCGAGCACTACCGCAAGGCTGACCGCATCATGCTGGCGTTGGTGTGGCTGATGTTCCTGTTCTCCGTAGGCCTGGCGTTCTGGCACGACACACTGCTGCAGGCCGTGATCGTCGGCGGCGGCACCAGCGTGGTGCTGACAGCAGTCTATCGCGCCATCGGTGGCACCCGCCTGATGCGCTGCCTATTGGGCGCCGGCTTGATGGTGATGGCCGCCCTGCACATCAACCAGGCGCAAGGCGTGATCGAATCACACTTCGGTATTTTCGCGCTGCTGGCCGTGCTTACCTTCTACCGTGACTGGTTGCCGATCCTGGTGGCGGCGGCAACGATCGCCGTGCACCACGTGGTCTTTCATGCGTTGCAGCATCAAGGCTTTCCGGTGTTCGTGATGGAACACCATGGCGGCTGGAGCATGGTGTTCGTCCACGCTTTCTACGTGGTCATGGAGACCGTCGCCCTGCTCTACCTCGCCATTCACAGCCAGCGCGAAGCGGTCGAAAGCCAGGAAATGCTTGAAAAAATGCTCGCCGTAACCACCCAACTCACCGTCGAAACCGCCCAAGGTGAAGGCAAGGTGCATGTGTCACTGGCCAAGCGATTCGACCACTTCCTGCAGCAAATCACCCACCTTATCGACGGCGTCGCCCGCGACTCCCACGGCCTTGGCCAACTCGGCCAGGAACTGGCCAGCGCCAGCGGCACCCTGGAAAAAGGCGCACGCCATCAGTTGGCCGAAATCACTCAAATGACCGGCTCCATGCAGCGCATGGAAGACGCCATGGGCCACATCACCGTGCACGTTGAACAAGCCGTCGAACACGCAGGCCAGGCCAGCAAACAAATCGTGCGCGGCCAGGAAAGCGTCGGCCGCGCCCAGCACGAAATCAGCCAATTGGCCTCACGCATTAACGGCACCAACGAGACCGTGCAAGGCCTGGCGGTGCAGGCAGAACAAATCGGCTCGGTACTCGAAGTGATCAGCAGCATCGCCAACCAGACCAACCTGCTCGCCCTCAACGCCGCCATCGAAGCCGCCCGCGCCGGCGAACAAGGCCGAGGCTTTGCCGTGGTCGCCGACGAGGTGCGCAGCCTGGCGCAGCGCACCGCAGTGTCCACCCAGGAAATCAAACAGATCATCGAAGGTTTGCAACACGGCAGCCGTCAAGCCGTCGAGGCCATGCACGACAGCCAGCAAGGCGTGGAGCGTTGCGTGCAAGACAGCCAAGTGGCGGTGGAAATGCTGCAAGCGGTGGGCGCCGACATTGCGCACATCGACGAACTGAACGGGCGGATCGTAACGACCACCCGCGAGCAATCCACGGCGAACCTGGAGATTGTCGGGCGGTTGCAGTCGGTGCAGAGCATTGCGCAAAGCACTGCCGATGATGTGGAGACACTGGCGCGCAGCAGTGAGCGGCTACCGCCGATTGCGGTGCGGTTGGATGCGTTGGGGAGGCGGTTTCATCAGTAG